In Streptantibioticus cattleyicolor NRRL 8057 = DSM 46488, a genomic segment contains:
- a CDS encoding ATP-binding protein has product MCLRQEEPPRQQCVLPFRATPRAVGELRRVVRAQLGAWGLGNLADLAELALSELATNVVRHVGDGTPAACTLEAHHDRVRLTMHDVSATLPAQRQATVLDENGRGLDLVAAVSNAWGASPGPAGKSIWCELADWTSPEDRMLRRRIQRASRVVESYRREYNSDRHLLAHVPTAEETTTALISDLLRWLDAQGGDPREVVEQACIHHFGRFEKGW; this is encoded by the coding sequence ATGTGCCTCCGACAAGAAGAACCTCCACGTCAGCAGTGCGTCCTTCCTTTCCGTGCGACCCCGAGAGCCGTGGGCGAGCTGCGTCGAGTCGTCCGCGCCCAACTCGGCGCCTGGGGCCTGGGGAACCTCGCCGACCTGGCGGAGTTGGCCCTCTCCGAACTCGCGACCAACGTCGTTCGGCACGTCGGCGACGGCACGCCTGCCGCGTGCACGCTGGAGGCCCACCACGACCGCGTGCGTCTCACCATGCATGACGTCAGCGCGACGCTTCCGGCCCAGCGGCAAGCCACGGTCTTGGACGAGAACGGTCGCGGGCTCGACCTGGTCGCGGCCGTATCAAACGCGTGGGGAGCGTCCCCCGGCCCGGCCGGCAAGAGCATCTGGTGCGAGTTGGCGGACTGGACGAGCCCGGAAGACCGCATGCTGCGCCGCCGTATCCAGCGGGCGTCTCGCGTGGTGGAGTCATACCGGCGGGAGTACAACAGCGACCGCCACCTGCTCGCTCACGTCCCAACCGCGGAGGAGACCACGACCGCCCTGATCTCTGACCTGCTCCGCTGGCTCGACGCTCAGGGAGGAGACCCCCGAGAGGTGGTGGAGCAGGCATGCATCCACCACTTCGGGAGGTTTGAGAAGGGTTGGTAG
- a CDS encoding DUF3427 domain-containing protein codes for MTDAVQRDGKPVAGLYEQIITSQLAKRIKELNGKGWHAVDEVVTKESSPHVLSRHIGDTVQNVIRHLDPEDQVTAANAVLHSLSTIKGAEEWIDPVADGPRQLLALAEQEAPGVYAIRPATPLSETALITNAPEDPNLGYELRAELATADRIDLLCAFVKWHGLRVLERSLQAAKSRGVPVRVITTTYMGATERRALDRLVREFGAEVKINYELRSTRLHAKAWLFRRDTGYHTAYVGSSNLSRAALLDGLEWNVRLSSVATPAVLKKFEATFDSYWSEPAFEPYDPDRDAQRLDEALTAAGRPLSGASATRRITLSGLEIRPFPHQRDMLERLEVEREIHKLHRNLLVAATGTGKTVMAALDYKRLRAKHGRDLKLLFVAHRKEILEQSLRTYQDVLIDANFGELLADGEAPTEWTHVFASVQSLTNRVLNLAPDHFDVVVIDEFHHGTARTYRQIVDHFTPMELLGLTATPERTDGRNIQDEFFGGRIAAEMRLWEALENDLLCPFHYFGIADNTDMTAIEWKRGSYDPGALDNLFTGNDARARLVVQAVKDKIADPGSMRALGFCVSVPHAHFMADYFRKAGLNAVALSGETPKEKRKAALEELKNGNLQVIFSVDLFNEGLDIPDVDTLLLLRPTSSATVFLQQLGRGLRRSEGKAVLTVLDFIGHHRKEFRFEEPFQALTSFTRNRLLDNIERDFPQLPSGCQIILEPKAKDEILNNIRSQLRVNARQLVREVRSYGKLRLAGYLEESTREIKDLYRGKDNSWTGLLRTANLLPSPAPEGEAALLRRVPAFLHASDPARVDAYQRILADDAPGYDDLNERDQAFARMLFFSIWPLGGGFTSYREGLDALRPHAAFRDEVTQVLSYALEHAEHVPVPLLGMNHPLPLTVHAYYSREEILPALGQASLGSYLPGHFQAGVCWCENVQTDALLITHEKNEKDFSPQTRYKDYAMSESLFHWESQNRTSSESPTGLRYREHRERGTDVLLFIRRYKKTDIGGPQPWMLLGPAEYVTHEGSKPMGVVWRLRHELPADVWSYSAMNAS; via the coding sequence GTGACGGACGCGGTACAGCGAGACGGCAAGCCGGTGGCGGGGCTCTACGAGCAGATCATCACCAGCCAGCTTGCCAAACGCATCAAGGAACTGAACGGCAAGGGATGGCATGCCGTCGACGAAGTGGTGACCAAAGAGTCGTCGCCGCACGTACTCTCCCGCCACATCGGCGACACGGTACAGAACGTCATCCGACACTTGGACCCAGAGGACCAAGTCACCGCAGCCAACGCGGTGTTGCACTCACTGAGCACCATAAAGGGCGCCGAAGAGTGGATCGATCCGGTCGCCGACGGGCCACGCCAACTCCTCGCGCTCGCTGAGCAGGAGGCCCCAGGCGTCTACGCCATCCGTCCGGCCACCCCCCTATCCGAGACAGCGCTGATCACCAACGCGCCGGAGGACCCCAACCTCGGTTACGAGTTGCGGGCCGAACTGGCCACCGCCGACCGCATCGACCTGCTCTGCGCCTTCGTCAAATGGCACGGGTTGCGTGTGCTGGAACGGTCACTCCAGGCGGCCAAGTCCCGTGGTGTGCCCGTACGGGTCATCACCACGACCTACATGGGCGCAACGGAACGCCGTGCCCTTGACCGCCTCGTCCGCGAGTTCGGCGCCGAGGTGAAGATCAACTATGAGTTGCGCTCCACCCGCCTACACGCCAAGGCATGGCTCTTCCGGCGCGATACGGGCTACCACACCGCCTACGTAGGCAGTTCCAATCTGTCCCGGGCGGCCCTGCTTGACGGCTTGGAGTGGAACGTACGGCTGTCATCCGTAGCCACCCCCGCCGTGCTGAAGAAATTCGAGGCCACCTTCGACTCTTACTGGAGCGAACCGGCCTTCGAGCCCTACGACCCCGATCGGGATGCCCAGCGCCTCGACGAGGCACTCACTGCGGCCGGGAGACCGTTGAGCGGAGCAAGCGCCACCCGACGCATCACCCTCTCCGGCCTGGAAATCCGTCCGTTCCCACACCAACGCGACATGTTGGAGCGTCTAGAGGTCGAGCGGGAGATCCACAAGCTGCACCGCAATCTTCTCGTCGCCGCCACGGGGACAGGCAAGACGGTCATGGCCGCTCTTGATTACAAGCGCCTACGAGCCAAACACGGACGTGACCTCAAGCTGCTCTTCGTCGCCCATCGCAAGGAGATCCTGGAGCAGTCGCTACGCACTTACCAGGATGTGCTGATCGATGCCAATTTCGGGGAACTCTTGGCGGACGGTGAAGCGCCTACCGAGTGGACACACGTATTCGCCAGCGTCCAGTCACTCACCAATCGCGTCCTGAACCTAGCGCCAGACCACTTCGACGTGGTCGTCATCGACGAGTTCCATCACGGCACGGCCCGCACCTATCGTCAGATCGTGGATCACTTCACACCGATGGAACTCCTGGGCCTGACAGCGACTCCTGAAAGAACCGATGGCCGCAATATTCAGGACGAGTTCTTCGGCGGTCGCATCGCCGCAGAAATGCGGCTCTGGGAAGCCTTGGAGAACGATCTCCTCTGTCCCTTCCACTACTTCGGTATCGCCGACAACACGGACATGACGGCGATCGAATGGAAGCGCGGTTCCTACGACCCCGGCGCCCTGGACAACCTGTTCACCGGCAACGACGCCCGAGCCCGCCTTGTGGTGCAGGCGGTCAAGGACAAGATCGCAGACCCTGGCTCCATGCGTGCACTGGGCTTCTGCGTCTCCGTACCACACGCGCACTTCATGGCCGACTACTTCCGCAAAGCAGGCCTCAACGCCGTAGCACTGTCAGGAGAAACACCCAAGGAGAAGCGAAAGGCAGCACTTGAAGAGCTCAAGAACGGCAACCTTCAGGTGATCTTCTCCGTCGATCTCTTCAATGAAGGACTCGACATTCCGGACGTCGATACACTGTTGCTGCTACGGCCGACTTCCAGCGCCACCGTCTTCCTTCAGCAGCTCGGACGAGGCTTGCGGCGTAGCGAAGGCAAGGCAGTGCTCACCGTCCTTGATTTCATCGGACACCACCGGAAGGAATTCCGCTTCGAGGAACCCTTCCAAGCATTGACAAGCTTTACTCGCAATCGCTTGTTGGACAACATCGAGCGAGACTTTCCACAACTCCCGTCCGGCTGCCAGATCATCCTTGAGCCGAAAGCCAAGGATGAGATCCTCAACAACATCCGGAGTCAACTCCGGGTTAATGCGAGACAACTCGTACGCGAGGTCCGTAGTTACGGCAAGCTGCGACTTGCCGGATACCTCGAAGAGAGCACCCGGGAGATCAAGGATCTCTACCGAGGCAAAGACAACTCGTGGACCGGCTTGCTGCGCACAGCAAACCTCCTGCCTTCCCCCGCCCCGGAGGGAGAAGCCGCACTGCTCCGGCGCGTGCCTGCCTTCCTGCACGCCAGCGACCCTGCCCGAGTCGACGCCTACCAGCGGATCCTCGCGGACGACGCGCCTGGGTACGACGACTTGAACGAGCGAGATCAGGCTTTTGCCCGCATGCTCTTCTTCTCGATCTGGCCGCTCGGCGGCGGGTTCACCAGCTACCGCGAAGGACTCGACGCCCTGCGCCCACACGCGGCCTTCCGAGACGAGGTGACACAGGTACTTTCGTACGCGTTGGAGCACGCCGAGCATGTACCCGTGCCCTTGCTGGGTATGAACCACCCTCTGCCGCTGACCGTGCATGCCTACTACAGCCGTGAAGAGATTCTTCCGGCCCTCGGGCAAGCGTCCCTCGGAAGTTACCTTCCCGGGCACTTCCAAGCGGGCGTCTGTTGGTGTGAAAACGTGCAAACAGACGCTCTACTGATCACGCACGAGAAGAACGAAAAGGATTTCTCCCCGCAAACGCGCTACAAGGACTACGCGATGAGTGAGTCCCTCTTCCACTGGGAGTCCCAGAACCGGACGTCGAGCGAGTCGCCGACCGGCCTGCGCTACAGAGAACACCGGGAGCGGGGAACAGACGTCCTGCTCTTCATCCGTCGCTACAAGAAGACCGACATAGGCGGCCCTCAGCCGTGGATGCTTCTAGGCCCTGCCGAGTACGTCACCCATGAAGGCAGCAAGCCGATGGGCGTCGTGTGGAGACTACGCCACGAGCTTCCCGCTGACGTCTGGTCCTACTCGGCGATGAACGCGAGTTGA
- a CDS encoding PrsW family intramembrane metalloprotease, with amino-acid sequence MPDGQAPGGPEVPSYDPEPRFTLPSRWRYKPRRAFWESKAVRVGAMAVLLALCGLLILAIVRRQTGTAGLGVGLALAVLPVPLLILTFRWIDRVEPQPFRHLVFAFAWGACAATLIAILANSYAEHLLATTFTATPRQSDAWGATFVAPLVEESCKGTAVLLLFLFRRRDFQGIVDGVVLAGTTATGFAFTENILYLGSAFGHDQAAGHTGAPAVTLLGTFFIRVVMSPFAHPLFTSMTGIGFGIAAAARRGQIRRWLAPLGGWLLAMTMHGIWNGSSTLGPFGFLVVYAAFMVPVFGLLIWLAVWSRGNELKTIRTQLPAYAMAGWLSPLEPLALSSLRARKLARDMALRARGPADARAVREYESFATSLAFLRARAARGTVDPDFALREQELLHHMWQRKALAQPVLVQAAYAVHPPMPPQWPAQGPYGVGPAPYGPGPGPYGPGPATYGSGPYGSGPYGPPPGGQGPFPGQGGVPGQGWGPGAGPYGR; translated from the coding sequence GTGCCGGACGGGCAGGCGCCCGGCGGACCGGAGGTCCCCTCGTACGACCCCGAGCCGCGGTTCACCCTGCCCTCGCGGTGGCGTTACAAGCCGCGCCGGGCGTTCTGGGAGTCCAAGGCGGTGCGGGTGGGCGCGATGGCCGTGCTGCTCGCGCTGTGCGGGCTGCTGATCCTGGCGATCGTGCGCCGCCAGACGGGCACCGCGGGCCTCGGGGTCGGCCTGGCGCTGGCGGTGCTTCCGGTGCCGTTGCTGATCCTGACGTTCCGCTGGATCGACCGCGTCGAACCGCAGCCCTTCCGCCACCTGGTCTTCGCCTTCGCCTGGGGCGCCTGCGCGGCGACCCTCATCGCCATCCTGGCCAACAGCTACGCCGAACACCTGCTGGCCACGACGTTCACCGCCACCCCCAGGCAGAGCGACGCCTGGGGGGCGACCTTCGTGGCCCCACTGGTCGAGGAGAGCTGCAAGGGCACCGCGGTGCTGCTGCTCTTCCTCTTCCGCCGCCGGGACTTCCAGGGCATCGTCGACGGCGTGGTCCTCGCCGGGACCACGGCCACCGGTTTCGCGTTCACCGAGAACATCCTCTACCTCGGCTCCGCCTTCGGCCACGACCAGGCGGCCGGCCACACCGGCGCCCCGGCGGTCACCCTGCTGGGCACGTTCTTCATCCGCGTCGTGATGTCCCCGTTCGCCCACCCGCTGTTCACCTCGATGACCGGGATCGGCTTCGGCATCGCCGCCGCCGCCCGCCGGGGCCAGATACGCCGCTGGCTCGCCCCGCTCGGCGGCTGGCTGCTCGCCATGACCATGCACGGCATATGGAACGGCTCGTCCACCCTCGGCCCGTTCGGCTTCCTCGTGGTCTACGCGGCGTTCATGGTGCCCGTCTTCGGCCTGCTGATATGGCTCGCGGTCTGGTCCCGCGGCAACGAACTGAAGACCATACGCACCCAACTGCCCGCCTACGCCATGGCCGGCTGGCTCTCCCCCCTCGAACCCCTCGCCCTGTCCTCCCTGCGCGCCCGCAAACTCGCCCGCGACATGGCCCTGCGCGCCCGCGGCCCCGCCGACGCCCGCGCCGTCCGCGAGTACGAGTCCTTCGCCACCTCCCTCGCCTTCCTCCGCGCCCGCGCCGCCCGCGGCACCGTCGATCCCGACTTCGCCCTCCGCGAGCAGGAACTCCTCCACCACATGTGGCAACGCAAAGCCCTGGCCCAGCCCGTCCTCGTCCAAGCCGCCTACGCCGTCCATCCCCCGATGCCCCCGCAGTGGCCGGCCCAGGGCCCGTATGGGGTGGGTCCGGCTCCGTATGGGCCGGGTCCGGGTCCGTATGGGCCGGGTCCAGCCACGTACGGCTCGGGTCCGTACGGCTCGGGTCCGTACGGTCCCCCGCCGGGTGGGCAGGGGCCGTTCCCGGGGCAGGGTGGGGTGCCGGGGCAGGGGTGGGGGCCGGGGGCGGGGCCGTATGGTCGGTGA
- the trmB gene encoding tRNA (guanosine(46)-N7)-methyltransferase TrmB, whose amino-acid sequence MSTSPTATDTTADGNRSRTAGAPMFPDGPAADPAGSHHERRIRSFHPRRGRVTGAQADAINRLWPAWGVDIDGTPLDLTALFGGTGIPVVLEIGFGMGDATARMAAADPSTGILAVDVHTPGQGNLLHLAERDGLDNVRVANGDAVILLRDMLPPDSLAGLRVYFPDPWPKARHHKRRLIQPDFVRLAVSRLAPGAVVHCATDWEPYAEQMLDVLSAEPALRNAHDGFAPRPDWRPMTKFERQGLAKGHVVHDVIFVRR is encoded by the coding sequence ATGTCCACTTCCCCCACGGCGACCGACACCACGGCGGACGGCAACAGGTCACGCACCGCCGGCGCGCCGATGTTCCCGGACGGGCCGGCCGCGGATCCGGCGGGCTCCCACCATGAGCGGCGCATCCGCAGCTTCCACCCGCGGCGCGGCCGGGTCACCGGGGCCCAGGCGGACGCCATCAACCGGCTGTGGCCGGCCTGGGGCGTGGACATCGACGGCACCCCGCTCGACCTGACCGCGCTCTTCGGCGGCACCGGGATCCCCGTGGTGCTGGAGATCGGCTTCGGCATGGGCGACGCCACCGCGCGGATGGCCGCCGCCGATCCGTCCACCGGGATCCTCGCGGTGGACGTGCACACCCCCGGCCAGGGCAACCTGCTGCACCTCGCGGAACGCGACGGGCTCGACAACGTCCGGGTGGCCAACGGCGACGCGGTGATCCTGCTGCGCGACATGCTGCCGCCGGACTCCCTCGCCGGGCTGCGTGTCTACTTCCCGGACCCCTGGCCCAAGGCCCGCCACCACAAGCGCCGGCTCATCCAGCCCGACTTCGTGCGCCTGGCCGTCTCCCGGCTCGCGCCCGGCGCCGTCGTCCACTGCGCCACCGACTGGGAGCCGTACGCCGAGCAGATGCTGGACGTGCTCTCCGCCGAGCCCGCGCTGCGCAACGCGCACGACGGTTTCGCCCCGCGCCCCGACTGGCGCCCGATGACCAAGTTCGAACGCCAGGGCCTGGCCAAGGGCCACGTCGTCCACGACGTGATCTTCGTCCGCCGCTGA
- the lhgO gene encoding L-2-hydroxyglutarate oxidase, translating to MAHECDVVVVGGGIVGLSTAYAITRAAPGTRVTVLEKEPAPARHQTGRNSGVIHSGVYYRPGSLKARYAVRGAAEMVDFCAEHGIAHEVTGKLIVATDRAELPRLHALVQRGRENGIPVRELVPSQIAEYEPHVRGVAAIHVGTTGVADFTAVARTLARLAEEAGARVRYGCEVRSITRHAGRVVVGTGPAEIRARVLVNCAGLHCDRVARLAGTDPGMRIVPFRGEFYALAPARRHLVRGLVYPVPDPAFPFLGVHLTRGVDGTVHIGPNAVPALAREGYRWRDVDLRDLAGTAAFPGTWRIARRHWRYEVDEIHRSLSKRAFTAAVRRLLPDVTPDDLRPAPSGVRAQAVLADGTLVDDFLLTGSGPFVHVLNAPSPAATAALPIGREIASRALGSLTGAPRPSVASR from the coding sequence ATGGCGCACGAGTGCGACGTGGTGGTGGTCGGCGGGGGGATCGTCGGCCTGTCCACGGCGTACGCGATCACCCGGGCCGCCCCCGGCACCCGGGTCACCGTGCTGGAGAAGGAGCCCGCCCCGGCCCGCCACCAGACCGGGCGCAACAGCGGGGTGATCCACAGCGGCGTCTACTACCGCCCGGGCTCCCTCAAGGCCCGCTACGCGGTGCGCGGCGCCGCCGAGATGGTCGATTTCTGCGCCGAGCACGGCATCGCCCACGAGGTCACCGGCAAGCTGATCGTCGCCACCGACCGCGCCGAGCTGCCCCGGCTCCACGCCCTGGTGCAGCGCGGCCGGGAGAACGGCATACCCGTGCGCGAACTCGTCCCGTCCCAGATCGCCGAATACGAGCCGCACGTCCGCGGGGTCGCCGCCATCCACGTCGGCACCACCGGCGTCGCCGACTTCACCGCCGTCGCCCGCACCCTGGCCCGCCTCGCCGAGGAGGCCGGCGCGCGGGTGCGGTACGGGTGCGAGGTGCGCTCGATCACCCGGCACGCCGGCCGCGTGGTGGTCGGCACCGGCCCCGCCGAGATACGGGCCCGGGTGCTGGTCAACTGCGCCGGCCTCCACTGCGACCGGGTGGCCCGGCTGGCCGGCACCGACCCGGGCATGCGGATCGTGCCGTTCCGCGGGGAGTTCTACGCGCTGGCCCCGGCCCGCCGGCACCTGGTGCGCGGCCTGGTCTACCCGGTGCCCGACCCGGCCTTCCCGTTCCTCGGCGTCCACCTCACCCGGGGTGTGGACGGCACGGTGCACATCGGCCCCAACGCCGTCCCCGCGCTCGCCCGCGAGGGATACCGCTGGCGCGACGTCGACCTGCGCGACCTGGCCGGCACCGCCGCCTTCCCCGGCACCTGGCGGATCGCCCGCCGCCACTGGCGGTACGAGGTCGACGAGATCCACCGCTCGCTGTCCAAGCGCGCCTTCACCGCCGCCGTACGCCGCCTGCTCCCCGACGTCACCCCCGACGACCTGCGCCCCGCCCCCTCCGGCGTCCGCGCCCAGGCCGTCCTCGCCGACGGCACCCTCGTCGACGACTTCCTCCTCACCGGCTCCGGCCCCTTCGTCCACGTCCTCAACGCCCCCTCCCCCGCCGCCACCGCCGCCCTCCCCATCGGCCGCGAGATAGCCTCCCGGGCGCTGGGATCCCTCACCGGCGCGCCCCGCCCGAGCGTCGCCAGCCGCTGA